GACGGGGATTGTCAGACATTCCGCCATCTACTGAAAGGTAAGTCCGGATTTCCGGTACTTCTTTGCGGCTACCGATCGTATAAGCAGTCACGCAAGCAGAACCTACTAAAGAGCGTCCCGGTTCGCACATTAAGGTAGGCAAAGGAATTTGCCATTCTTGACAAGCCGCCTCTACTGATTCGCAAACTACTTTTGCCCATTCTTCAATGCTGGGGGGATCGTCGCTTTCCGTGTAGCGAATGCCTAAACCACCACCAATATTTAAATTAGTAACTGGCAACCCCAATTCGGCTGCTTTGGCATACCACTGCACCATTACCCCTGGCAGATCGCGATGGGGTTGCAGTTCAAAAATTTGCGAGCCAATGTGAGCGTGCAGCCCCATGCAATGAAGGGAATTGGTTTGACTGACAAAGTTCAATACTTCATCTATTTGGTTGGGATCGAATCCAAACTTGCTGTCTAGATGTCCGGTGCGGATGTATTCGTGGGTGTGACATTCGATGCCGGGGGTCAGCCGCAGCATGATTCTGGCTGGGGAGTCACTAGTAGCTAAGGATGCAATATTACGAAGTTCTAGCCAGTTGTCGGCGATAATCGTGCAGCCGGATTCGATCGCTAATTCCAATTCGCGACGAGATTTATTATTGCCGTGAAAATAAAGCAATTGGGGATTGACACCAGCCTGAATTGCCGTGTATAATTCACCGCCAGATACAACTTCTACTGCCAATCCTTCGCTGGCTACGATCGCGCAAATCGCCAGACAATTCCAAGCCTTAGAAGCATAAACTACCTGCGAATTCCCAGGATAATAGCGTTTAAAAGCATCCCGGTATTGTTGACAAGCTGTTCTGAGAGTTTCTTCATCCAGAATATAAAGCGGCGAACCGAATTGCTGCACTAAAGTACTGACATCACAACCGCCAATTTCCAAGCAATCACGGCTGTTAATTTTGGCTGTGAGTGGTAGAAGTTGCTGATTAGGCGAGGGAGTTTCCGACCGATCGGTGG
This genomic stretch from Leptolyngbyaceae cyanobacterium harbors:
- the lysA gene encoding diaminopimelate decarboxylase, which produces MVLTQSVEVTPNGTLRERNSGTQYLPSTTDRSETPSPNQQLLPLTAKINSRDCLEIGGCDVSTLVQQFGSPLYILDEETLRTACQQYRDAFKRYYPGNSQVVYASKAWNCLAICAIVASEGLAVEVVSGGELYTAIQAGVNPQLLYFHGNNKSRRELELAIESGCTIIADNWLELRNIASLATSDSPARIMLRLTPGIECHTHEYIRTGHLDSKFGFDPNQIDEVLNFVSQTNSLHCMGLHAHIGSQIFELQPHRDLPGVMVQWYAKAAELGLPVTNLNIGGGLGIRYTESDDPPSIEEWAKVVCESVEAACQEWQIPLPTLMCEPGRSLVGSACVTAYTIGSRKEVPEIRTYLSVDGGMSDNPRPITYQSVYRAVVANRMSAPFTETVTIAGLHCESGDILIKDIQLPQTEPGDILVVMSTGAYNYSMASNYNRVPRPAAVLVKDGEANVFLQRETYQDLVQQDRLPERLKLNS